The genomic window AAGATGCGCCAATGGTAAAAATAAATATGACTTTTACAAAGGAAATCATTGAGGAACTTTCTATGATTCCTAAAGGAACTAAGGCAATGCTCGTAAATTTAAGTTATAAAATGACAAGGGAAGTTATTGCTTCTTTAAGTAGCCTAGGAATTAATCAGATTGAATTTTATCCTTATCATCCTGGAATGAAAGATATACCAGACATTGATTTTGCTATTACTCCTAGTGAAAATAGGTATGTTCCCAAAAATGTAAAGAGAATTATGGATATTGGACAGAGGGTCATGGATTCTTCTACAATTGTAGAAGTAGCACTAAAATTAAAGTTCGATGATTTATTGGAAAAAAAGGTTTTTCAAGAGTATTTTGCTTCTATAGCAGTTAATAACTATAGTATTCATCGTTTATATAATCGTTCAATTAGTATGGAAAGTCAATTTGAGATACTATTAAGTATTTTAGATGAAGGAATTATAGGGATTGATAGTGAAGGATATATTTTTTCATGTAACCATAAAGCAGAAAATATTGTTGAAGTTAAAAGTGAAAATCTAATTGGAAAGTCAGTACTAGAGTCATTACCCAAAATTCCTTTTGAAGAATGTAAAAAAAATATGAACACAATAGATCCAAAATTAATAAGAATAAATAAAGTTTATATTAATATGAGTATTTCTCCAGTTATTAGAAACAAAAAATTTATAGGAGCTTTTGTTATTCTTACTCGTTTTTCAGAAGAAGAACATAAGCAAAATAATTTGAGAATTCAGTTGTGTAATAAAGGACATGAGGCTAAATATACATTTGAAGATATTATAGGAAAAAGTCAGGTTATTGAAAAAGTACGTAATATTGCAAAGAAGATGGCAAAAACTAAAGCTACTATTTTAATTACTGGAGAAAGCGGAACCGGAAAAGAGTTATTTTCTCAAGCTATTCATAATGCTTCAACTAGAAAAGATTACCCATTTATTGCTATAAATTGTGCAGCCATGGCTGATAATCTTTTGGAAAGTGAATTATTTGGTTACGAAGAAGGTGCTTTTACAGGAGCTAAAAAAGGTGGCAAAACAGGTCTATTTGAGTTTGCTCATAGAGGTACTATTTTTTTAGATGAGATCGAAGGGATGAGTCCTGCTTTGCAGATGAAACTTTTAAGGGTAATTCAAGAAAGAGAAGTTACACGAATAGGAGGCCATTCTATTATACAAGTTGATGTTAGAATTATTGCTGCCACAAATGAAAGTTTGGAGAAGCTAGTTGAAAATGGAACTTTTAGAAAGGACTTGTATTACCGTTTAAATACCTTGCCTATTGAGTTACCACCTTTAAGAGATAGAAAAGAAGATATTATGTTGCTTTTGGAGGATATAAAAAGTAAAGTAGGCGGAAACTTTGAGCTAAGTGAAGAAGCGAAAGATATTCTCTTGTCACACAAATGGGATGGGAATGTAAGAGAACTGCACAATTATGTTGAATATTTTACATACATGGGGGAGCCTTTAATTACTATTGAGGAACTACCTGCAGGATTAAAAAAAGAAAAAAAGCAGGAGTTTCATGAGAATGATAGTGATACTTATGATGACGATTACAATCAAGTATTGAAAAAATATAAAGATTTAGCAGTTGGATATGAAAATGAGTTTGAGTTTATTTTAGGTAAATTAGCTGTGGCTTATGAGCAAAGAAAATCAATAGGAAGAAAAAGATTAGCAGAGTATGCTAATAAAGAAGGATTGTTTTTGACAGAACAGGAGATACGTAATATGCTGTCAAAGTTGGCTGAAGTGGGACTAATAAATTCCTCAAGAGGTAGAGGAGGTAGCCGTATTACAAAGCTTGGTATGATGATTTATAAAACAGAAGTACTTTCTAATAACAGAAAGTATTAAAGTAGTAAAATAATTAAATTAACCATATTTCAAATTTCCAATTATCTTTTTCAATTTTCTTAAATGCTCGTAAGGCTTGATTTTAGTAGCTTTCGAGCATTTTCCCTGTAGGAAGATACTTCACATTTCCTTGCATATTACCTCATGTCTTAGCTGTCAGAAGTGGTAAATAAGTAGTAAATTCATTTGTACTACTAAGCAGCAAGACACTCCTGTTGTTTCTCTTTTTCCAAGCGTTTCATCTCTGCCATTGCAGAATCGAATGTAGCGTGTGTGTAATAGTTCAGCGTCATGTTCATATTTGCATGACCCGTAATGTACTGTAATGCTTTCGCAAAGGATAATAAATTTTCTTCCTGTGAATTTCTACACCAGATTAGTTACTTTGTATAACTTCCATATAAACTTCCTCCTTCATCATTTGTTCTTTTTATTTTTTATCCAGATAAAGCAGATAATCACTCCGATTAAGGCTATCGCTCCCATGGTTATATATGGTAATTCAATATTGCTTTCATACAGATACCCAGCTAACAAAGGAGCAACAACTTTGCTAAGATTTCCGGCGGTATGGCAAATCTCATCAGTGTTCCTTTGTGCTGATTGTCAGTTTTTGAAAGGCTTACGTTTAATGTGGGTACTGTAATAGCAGAAGATACCGCGAATAAGCCGAAAACCACCAGCACACTGACAAAACCTGTCGTCAATACCATAGCAAACGCTACCAATGCTTTGCAAAACATGCCTATCAGTATTAGTGGCTTCTCACCGAGTTTTTTTACTAAAGGACCGGTCAAAAAGCCCTGTACTACAATCAAAACACCTGCTAGAGCCATCCAAATAACACCAACTTGCTCAGTGGAAAATCCAAACTTATCTACGACATACAGCCCCGCAATTCCTTGCAAGCCTGTTTGACAGAAATGCACGACGAAAATAAGTATCAAAACCATTCCTGCTGAGCCAAAAACCATACTTTTCAGGTCTGAAAAATCAAAGGGTTTTCTTTTTTTCGTCTGTCCTGAACGCTCAATTGACTCTGGCAAAAGCGTTAGAATTAGCAGAAAGGCAATAAATGAAATGCCAGCTCCTATAAAGAATGGGAGTGCAAGCGAATAGCCTGCAAGAATGCCACCCAATAGTGGTCCCATCATTACGCCAACGCTCATTGCAGCTCCAAGTTGACTCATATTCTTGCTTCTTTCTTCCTCCGAGCTGGAATCTCCGACATATGCCAAAGACGCAACGGACGTAGCAGATGACAAAATACCTGATAAACTGCGAGTGATAAACAGCGTCCAAAAGGATGAAGCCAAACGAACAGGAACAAGCTGATGGAATATCCTATAATACCAATGCTGATAATCGGTTTTCTACCGATTCGATCGGACAGTGCCCCCCAAAAAGGCGCACATACTGTTTGTGCCAGCGCATATACGGCAGTGAGCCATCCAAACTCGCGACCGCCTGCACCTAGATTTTCCATGTAAAACGGCATGACCGGAAGAATTAGGCTATATACTAACGCAATCACAAAAGTCGCAAGCTTTAAAGCGAAAATAGGCTTTTTATCCATTAATCGTCACCGTTCCCTCCGAACCGTTCACCGTTATCATTTGTCCACTTTCAATGCTTCTCGTGGCGGTGTGTGTCGCCATAACAGCAGGGATACCATATTCCCGTGCAACAATGCTTGAATGACTGAGAGGACCACCAATATCCGTTACAATTGCAATTGCAGAGGCAAACAAGGGTGTCCAAGCGGGAGTTGTAGTAACAGAAACCAATACACTTCCCGGCTGGAAATTTTCAAAATCTGCCGGACTATTCAGTACACAGGCGCGAGCTGTAACAACACCAGAACTAGTTCCTATACCCCTCAACACGGTTTTTCCATCTTTCTGTTTCTGTGGTGCATGTGATGTGCCTTTTGCATTCTTCTCAGGTAATTGAGCTGGCGGCACATAACCCTGGTATTTTTTTAGTTCCGTTTTTCGCGCAAGTATCGCCTTGCTTCTATTGGATAAAGGTATATTTTCGTCTAACTGTACTATGAGTTTTTCCAATTCCGATTTTGTGAGCCAGTAAATATCATCCAGATGCGAAGTAGCTCCGCCACGTATAAGGCGGGCTGAAATTTCCTGAAACATCCGGCGAATCAGCGGATGCCCCATTCCCATCAAATAAATAGCATTTTCACGCATAGGGGCGGTTTCCTGCGCCCAATGGAGCAACTTCAAAAACAGTTTTTTGCGTGAGATACCTATATGTTGTAAAATTTTTTCTTCTGCCTGTTTCCTACGCTTTTCAAATGTGGCTTGACGTAAAAAAGGACTTTCCCCTTTTCCTTCCACAAATGTTTTTATGGATTCAAAGGTTGGTGTAAGTGTTTCCTGCGGTGTGGAATATGCAAAATCAAATTCATAAGCCGTACGACCAAACTCTTTAAAATACTGATTGATTCGATTTTTCCATTCTATCCATACTTCCTGTGAAACTTCGTCAGGCAGAACTGAGGACATAAAATCTTCCGCTATCTTTGTTGTCGGATTGTTTTGCAGATAAAGGTTGAGGGTGCTATTTTGCTTTACCCATTCCGAGAGGCTCCACAGGTTCTTTTCCGCTTGCAGAGCAATCGTATCAAATCCAAGCAGGAAAACAGAAGTATCTGTAATACCAGTGCGGCGAGCCGCTCCCTGAAATAATTTTGTAAATAATGTTTCGCTGATAGAGGCGGCGGGCAATGTAAGCTGAATCCTTGTGAAATAAATACACGCGGCATAAAATACAGTCTGAATCCCCTCCATTATCTGATGAGCGTTCAGCATATGCATGGGCTTTTCTTCCCATTGTTTAATCACATCCTCAAATTCTTTTCGTGCCGCTTCCCAGCGTGCAACGCTGTTCGTGAGCGCCCGGCGCAAAGAGCGGGGCGAAAGGGATTTGACAGCAATCAAAAGTGGCTTTGATTTAGCGGAAAGATAAACATATCCGTTA from Clostridium sp. MB40-C1 includes these protein-coding regions:
- a CDS encoding PEP/pyruvate-binding domain-containing protein, which translates into the protein MIYYILPLAHKQATLEMVGGKGMSLSKLMTAGIPVPNGFHVTTASYQSFVEMNRIQPHINKLLDGIDSNNTSQLEDVSTQIGMLFHNGKMPQEVSAAIKTAYAGLGNIAVAVRSSATAEDLPDASFAGQQETYLNIQGENEVLAAVKRCWASLWTARAIAYRVKNDIKQEIVALAVVVQKLAFSDASGVMFTLNPINGRRSEMIINAAWGLGESVVSSLVTPDTIVVNKNAERIVSYEVANKEIMTVRTSDGTEEIPVPERLRKKHALTRNQVMRLTQLGKKIEKYYQMPMDVEWALEKDKLYIVQARPITVLPPEWTLPEKDVIYTKGSLAEHLPNPVTPLFATLGLEIVNRASALLWVDMFGKSAKKLLPENGAYTIINGYVYLSAKSKPLLIAVKSLSPRSLRRALTNSVARWEAARKEFEDVIKQWEEKPMHMLNAHQIMEGIQTVFYAACIYFTRIQLTLPAASISETLFTKLFQGAARRTGITDTSVFLLGFDTIALQAEKNLWSLSEWVKQNSTLNLYLQNNPTTKIAEDFMSSVLPDEVSQEVWIEWKNRINQYFKEFGRTAYEFDFAYSTPQETLTPTFESIKTFVEGKGESPFLRQATFEKRRKQAEEKILQHIGISRKKLFLKLLHWAQETAPMRENAIYLMGMGHPLIRRMFQEISARLIRGGATSHLDDIYWLTKSELEKLIVQLDENIPLSNRSKAILARKTELKKYQGYVPPAQLPEKNAKGTSHAPQKQKDGKTVLRGIGTSSGVVTARACVLNSPADFENFQPGSVLVSVTTTPAWTPLFASAIAIVTDIGGPLSHSSIVAREYGIPAVMATHTATRSIESGQMITVNGSEGTVTING
- a CDS encoding sigma-54-dependent Fis family transcriptional regulator, with protein sequence MQKNIAVVTFDAMAGSFYAQQLRNLFGNCIITNEYSVRGNTISSIQKADLYLVSTDAFDSNEEYKRYIPKDAPMVKINMTFTKEIIEELSMIPKGTKAMLVNLSYKMTREVIASLSSLGINQIEFYPYHPGMKDIPDIDFAITPSENRYVPKNVKRIMDIGQRVMDSSTIVEVALKLKFDDLLEKKVFQEYFASIAVNNYSIHRLYNRSISMESQFEILLSILDEGIIGIDSEGYIFSCNHKAENIVEVKSENLIGKSVLESLPKIPFEECKKNMNTIDPKLIRINKVYINMSISPVIRNKKFIGAFVILTRFSEEEHKQNNLRIQLCNKGHEAKYTFEDIIGKSQVIEKVRNIAKKMAKTKATILITGESGTGKELFSQAIHNASTRKDYPFIAINCAAMADNLLESELFGYEEGAFTGAKKGGKTGLFEFAHRGTIFLDEIEGMSPALQMKLLRVIQEREVTRIGGHSIIQVDVRIIAATNESLEKLVENGTFRKDLYYRLNTLPIELPPLRDRKEDIMLLLEDIKSKVGGNFELSEEAKDILLSHKWDGNVRELHNYVEYFTYMGEPLITIEELPAGLKKEKKQEFHENDSDTYDDDYNQVLKKYKDLAVGYENEFEFILGKLAVAYEQRKSIGRKRLAEYANKEGLFLTEQEIRNMLSKLAEVGLINSSRGRGGSRITKLGMMIYKTEVLSNNRKY